One Fusarium musae strain F31 chromosome 6, whole genome shotgun sequence DNA segment encodes these proteins:
- a CDS encoding hypothetical protein (EggNog:ENOG41): MAEMQAWQVAHPGPMQKVFRLTTLPKPSTLKPGQILVKVSSAALNPADYKVCELGLASRLITSFPKIPGMDLSGRVVSVAQDVADAKEGDFVLARASPTKAWGSLAEYTILDKEGYSVIPESLDMDQAAGVGTAGLTAYQSIAPYVKSGDKVFINGGSGGVGLWGIQIAKVLGCSVTVSCSTGKAELCRSLGADDIIDYKTSDVIAELKKRGQVFSHCVDNVGDAPPNLYASSNNFLLPGSSFVFVGGHVSAKSVLSLTTNLVRPSFLGGVKAKFATYATANKKKDLDQLRDWLVEGKVKTVIDSTFGFKEADKAFEHLKKGSSGGKVMIHVE, from the coding sequence ATGGCTGAAATGCAAGCATGGCAAGTCGCCCACCCAGGCCCAATGCAAAAAGTCTTCCGCCTCACCACGCTCCCCAAACCAAGCACCCTCAAGCCCGGCCAGATCCTCGTCAAAGTCTCCAGCGCAGCCCTCAACCCCGCCGACTACAAGGTCTGCGAGCTCGGCCTCGCATCCCGCCTCATCACCTCCTTCCCCAAGATTCCAGGCATGGATCTCAGCGGCCGCGTCGTCTCCGTCGCACAAGACGTTGCCGACGCGAAAGAGGGTGATTTTGTTCTAGCTAGAGCGTCGCCGACGAAGGCTTGGGGCTCGTTGGCGGAGTATACGATCCTCGATAAGGAGGGGTATAGCGTTATACCTGAGAGCCTGGATATGGATCAGGCTGCTGGTGTGGGCACCGCGGGGTTGACGGCGTATCAGAGTATCGCGCCGTATGTCAAGAGTGGTGATAAGGTGTTTATAAACGGTGGCTCGGGCGGTGTTGGACTCTGGGGTATTCAGATCGCCAAGGTGTTGGGATGTTCTGTTACAGTGTCGTGCTCAACTGGAAAGGCAGAGCTGTGCAGAAGCTTAGGCGCGGATGATATTATCGACTACAAGACCAGCGATGTCATcgccgagctcaagaagcgcgGTCAAGTCTTCAGCCACTGCGTCGACAACGTGGGTGACGCACCGCCCAATCTCTACGCTTCATCAAACAACTTCCTCCTCCCCGGCAGCAGCTTTGTCTTCGTGGGCGGTCACGTCTCAGCCAAGAGCGTTCTCAGCTTAACGACGAACCTAGTACGACCTTCGTTTCTGGGCGGTGTAAAGGCAAAGTTTGCTACGTATGCTACtgcgaacaagaagaaggatctggATCAGCTGAGGGATTGGTTGGTGGAGGGCAAGGTCAAGACTGTGATTGATTCGACGTTTGGGTTCAAGGAGGCGGACAAGGCCTTTGAGCACTTGAAGAAGGGGTCTAGTGGTGGTAAGGTTATGATTCATGTTGAGTAA
- the ARP6 gene encoding Actin- protein 6 (EggNog:ENOG41~BUSCO:EOG0926229Z), with translation MAGPRKPKPAPPKGPSTTLVLDNGASTIKAGLVHSSTIPSEPRIIPNVIARDRTRKVYVASELEKCRDFGEIQFRRPVEKGFIVNWEAQKEIWDREIFEREEFEPKDARLILAEPPNGLPILQANCDQIVFEEYGFESYYRGIGSTFNAYHDVQNIFRTPQEAPTVANTPAEAVMVIDSGYSHTTITPVLRGQPLQSAIKRLDVGGKVLTNYLTRLISLRHFDMRNDTHIVNEMKELSCYVSADFKADLEKSWKGTRGERRPDYLSGGGIAKDYILPDFHTRFKGTLVDYDPARHSKARKLAAQSEEDALTLRNERFTVPEVLFNPSDAGIRQPGLADLVYDSLQELPIGLWPALLANIIVVGGNTHFDGFIQRLQKEVVQRVPDDCIVRVARPADPVTHTWFGGANLACHVDIERLAVTKAEYEEHGASWVAKKFAAGLGT, from the exons ATGGCCGGGCCACGCAAACCCAAACCCGCGCCCCCAAAAGGCCCATCAACAACCCTCGTCCTTGACAACGGCGCCTCCACCATAAAAGCCGGCCTCGTCCACTCCTCCACGATCCCCTCCGAGCCCCGAATCATCCCCAACGTGATCGCCCGCGACCGCACGCGCAAAGTCTACGTCGCATCCGAGCTAGAAAAGTGTCGCGACTTTGGCGAGATACAGTTCCGAAGACCTGTGGAGAAGGGGTTCATTGTAAATTGGGAGGCGCAGAAGGAGATTTGGGATAGGGAGATTTTTGAGAGAGAGGAGTTTGAGCCTAAGGATGCGAGGCTGATACTCGCTGAGCCGCCGAATGGGCTGCCGATTCTACAGGCGAATTGTGATCAGATTGTTTTTGAGGAGTATGGGTTTGAGAGTTATTATCGGGGGATAG GGTCGACGTTTAACGCGTATCACGATGTGCAGAATATCTTTCGAACGCCACAAGAGGCTCCTACGGTCGCTAATACCCCCGCCGAAGCTGTCATGGTCATTGACTCTGGATACTCGCATACAACCATTACACCAGTACTTCGCGGCCAACCGTTACAATCCGCGATCAAACGACTAGATGTCGGCGGCAAAGTCTTGACGAACTACCTCACACGATTGATCTCACTACGGCATTTCGACATGCGTAACGACACACACATTGTCAACGAGATGAAGGAACTATCATGCTATGTCTCCGCCGACTTCAAAGCCGATCTCGAAAAGTCATGGAAGGGAACGAGAGGCGAACGTCGACCAGATTATCTGTCCGGCGGCGGTATCGCCAAGGATTACATCCTCCCCGATTTCCACACGCGCTTCAAAGGAACTCTCGTCGACTACGATCCCGCACGCCACTCCAAAGCCCGAAAACTAGCAGCCCAATCCGAAGAAGACGCCCTGACCCTACGCAACGAGCGCTTCACAGTCCCCGAAGTCCTGTTCAACCCCTCCGACGCCGGTATCCGGCAGCCCGGTCTCGCAGACCTCGTGTACGACTCTCTACAAGAACTGCCCATAGGACTCTGGCCAGCGTTGCTAGCGAATATTATCGTCGTTGGTGGGAACACGCATTTTGATGGGTTTATTCAGAGGCTGCAGAAGGAGGTTGTGCAGAGGGTGCCGGATGATTGTATCGTTAGGGTTGCGAGGCCGGCGGATCCGGTGACGCATACTTGGTTTGGGGGTGCGAATCTGGCGTGTCATGTGGATATTGAGAGGTTGGCTGTTACGAAGGCGGAGTATGAGGAGCATGGTGCTTCGTGGGTTGCGAAGAAGTTTGCTGCTGGGTTGGGGACGTGA